The Streptomyces laurentii genome contains a region encoding:
- a CDS encoding G-D-S-L family lipolytic protein (G-D-S-L family lipolytic protein [Streptomyces flavogriseus ATCC33331];~Members of the SGNH-hydrolase superfamily, a diverse family of lipases and esterases. The tertiary fold of the enzyme is substantially different from that of the alpha/beta hydrolase family and unique among all known hydrolases; its active site closely...; cd01832;~PFAM: lipolytic protein G-D-S-L family; KEGG: sgr:SGR_5103 lipoprotein;~catalytic triad [active];~identified by MetaGeneAnnotator; putative;~oxyanion hole [active]): MPMRKRFRMAVAGTAAVLLCTGAVAGCSADGSGTGSRSGSGAGRPAVPAKPVWDTSPGSVAAVGDSVTRAFDACTVLADCPEVSWATGTDTDVNSLALRLLGPGKVATHSWNLARTGARMAELPEQMTAAAAERPELVTVMMGANDACRDRPDEMTPVDDFRTSFTTSLAALRKGAPKAQVYVSSLPDLKRLWSTGRVSPMGRQVWQLGICGAMLKDPQDLSAAAEQRRAAVRERVVAYNRVLKEVCAKDDRCRYDDGAVFGFAFEQPQLSPWDFFHPSRDGQARLAGLAYQRITKP; the protein is encoded by the coding sequence ATGCCCATGCGAAAACGTTTCCGCATGGCTGTCGCCGGAACGGCGGCGGTCCTGCTGTGCACCGGGGCCGTGGCCGGCTGCTCGGCCGACGGGTCCGGCACCGGGTCCCGGTCCGGCTCCGGGGCGGGCCGGCCCGCCGTACCGGCGAAGCCCGTCTGGGACACCTCCCCCGGCTCGGTCGCCGCCGTCGGCGACTCCGTCACCCGCGCCTTCGACGCCTGTACGGTCCTGGCGGACTGCCCCGAGGTGTCGTGGGCGACCGGCACCGACACGGACGTGAACTCGCTCGCGCTGCGACTGCTCGGCCCCGGGAAGGTCGCCACGCACAGCTGGAACCTGGCCCGCACCGGGGCGCGGATGGCCGAGCTGCCGGAGCAGATGACCGCGGCGGCGGCCGAACGGCCCGAGCTGGTGACGGTCATGATGGGCGCGAACGACGCCTGCCGGGACCGGCCGGACGAGATGACCCCGGTCGACGACTTCCGCACCTCCTTCACCACCTCCCTCGCCGCGCTGCGGAAGGGGGCGCCGAAGGCACAGGTGTACGTGTCGAGCCTGCCGGACCTCAAGCGGCTGTGGTCGACCGGACGGGTGAGCCCGATGGGCCGTCAGGTGTGGCAGCTGGGCATCTGCGGCGCGATGCTGAAGGACCCGCAGGACCTGAGCGCGGCCGCCGAGCAGCGCCGGGCGGCGGTACGGGAGCGCGTGGTGGCGTACAACCGGGTACTGAAGGAGGTGTGCGCGAAGGACGACCGCTGCCGGTACGACGACGGAGCGGTCTTCGGCTTCGCCTTCGAGCAGCCCCAGCTGAGCCCGTGGGACTTCTTCCACCCGAGCCGGGACGGCCAGGCACGGCTCGCCGGCCTCGCGTACCAGCGGATCACCAAGCCGTGA
- a CDS encoding beta-glucosidase (Beta-glucosidase [Streptomyces venezuelae ATCC10712];~Beta-glucosidase-related glycosidases [Carbohydrate transport andmetabolism]; COG1472;~Fibronectin type III-like domain; pfam14310;~Glycosyl hydrolase family 3 C-terminal domain; pfam01915;~Glycosyl hydrolase family 3 N terminal domain; pfam00933;~PA14 domain; cl08459;~identified by MetaGeneAnnotator; putative): MRDTAGTADAAGTVETAADPDTTRERVVEAALAALDLDTKARLLAGRDMWSLPALPAIGLASLVLSDGPVGVRGVRWSADDPSVALPSPTALAASWDPGLARRAGRLLAQEARRKGVHVLLAPTVNLHRSPLGGRHFEAYSEDPYLTGALATGYVQGVQDGGVGTTVKHFVANDAETDRFTVDNRVADRPLRELYLAPFEAVVANAHPWGIMTAYNQVNGTTMTEHRHLVHDVLRGEWGFDGVNVSDWMAARSTRAAIDAGLDLAMPGPQTVYGPALAAAVRAGEVDEAAVDTAVRNVLRLAARVGALDGAPPVVTTPPAPVDGAALAREIAHRGVVLVRNEGGLLPLAPDRPGGTPAPAPATPATVALSGAAARDARVLGGGSAQVFPDHVVSPLDGLAAALPDGALTFSLGADPNDELAAADRGFTLRTVCRDASGAVLGEAGLPTGQVQWIGDDLPAGVTHDTLASVEITGTFTPRESGAHSFGTRGLGGFVLTVDGHILFDGAQGLGPETDPFEAFFGAPTARGTAELTAGRTVGVSLRHTLDPELATPLPAVAFSLVHLPPRRDPDELIAEAAEAARRADTAVVVVATTERVESEGFDRTGLALPGRQDDLVRAVAAANPRTVVVVNAGSPVEMPWRDEVAAILLAWFPGQEGGAALADVLTGAAEPGGRLPTTWPAALADAPVTEVTPVDGVLDYREGVFIGYRAWDRAGAVPAYPFGHGLGYTTWSYDSLVATPDSAVVRLTNTGTRPGREVVQIYLVPAHDPVERPARWLAGFASVAAGPGETVEVTVELPRRAFEVWDEKAGGWTRVDGTYRVVAAHSLDDTRLGVTLDL, translated from the coding sequence ATGCGGGACACGGCGGGCACGGCGGACGCTGCGGGCACGGTGGAAACGGCGGCCGACCCCGACACGACACGCGAGCGCGTCGTCGAGGCCGCCCTCGCCGCCCTCGACCTGGACACCAAGGCCCGGCTGCTCGCCGGCCGCGACATGTGGTCGCTGCCCGCCCTGCCCGCGATCGGCCTCGCCTCGCTCGTCCTGTCCGATGGCCCCGTCGGCGTCCGCGGCGTCCGCTGGAGCGCCGACGATCCCTCCGTCGCCCTGCCGTCCCCCACCGCCCTCGCCGCCTCCTGGGACCCCGGCCTCGCCCGCCGGGCCGGCCGGCTGCTCGCTCAGGAAGCCCGCCGCAAGGGCGTCCACGTCCTCCTCGCCCCCACCGTCAACCTCCACCGCTCCCCGCTCGGCGGCCGCCACTTCGAGGCCTACAGCGAGGACCCGTACCTCACCGGCGCCCTCGCCACCGGCTACGTACAGGGCGTCCAGGACGGCGGCGTCGGTACCACCGTCAAGCACTTCGTCGCCAACGACGCCGAGACCGACCGCTTCACCGTCGACAACCGCGTCGCCGACCGCCCGCTCCGCGAGCTCTACCTCGCCCCCTTCGAGGCCGTCGTCGCGAACGCCCACCCCTGGGGCATCATGACGGCCTACAACCAGGTCAACGGCACCACGATGACCGAGCACCGCCACCTCGTCCACGACGTCCTGCGCGGCGAGTGGGGCTTCGACGGCGTCAACGTCTCCGACTGGATGGCCGCCCGCTCCACCCGGGCCGCCATCGACGCCGGCCTCGACCTCGCCATGCCCGGCCCCCAGACCGTGTACGGGCCGGCGCTCGCCGCCGCCGTCCGGGCCGGTGAGGTCGACGAGGCCGCCGTCGACACCGCCGTACGCAACGTCCTGCGGCTCGCCGCCCGCGTCGGCGCCCTCGACGGCGCCCCGCCCGTCGTCACCACCCCGCCCGCCCCCGTCGACGGCGCCGCGCTCGCCCGCGAGATCGCTCACCGCGGCGTCGTCCTCGTCCGCAACGAGGGCGGCCTGCTGCCCCTGGCCCCGGACCGCCCCGGCGGCACTCCCGCCCCCGCCCCCGCCACCCCCGCCACCGTCGCGCTCTCCGGCGCCGCCGCCCGTGACGCCCGCGTCCTCGGCGGCGGCTCCGCCCAGGTCTTCCCCGACCACGTCGTCTCCCCGCTCGACGGCCTCGCCGCCGCCCTCCCCGACGGCGCGCTCACCTTCTCCCTCGGCGCCGACCCCAACGACGAACTCGCCGCCGCCGACCGGGGGTTCACCCTCCGTACCGTCTGCCGCGACGCCTCCGGCGCCGTCCTCGGCGAGGCCGGCCTGCCCACCGGCCAGGTCCAGTGGATCGGCGACGACCTCCCCGCCGGCGTCACCCACGACACCCTCGCCTCCGTCGAGATCACCGGCACCTTCACCCCGCGCGAGAGCGGCGCCCACTCCTTCGGCACCCGCGGCCTCGGCGGCTTCGTCCTCACCGTCGACGGTCACATCCTCTTCGACGGCGCCCAGGGTCTCGGCCCCGAGACCGACCCCTTCGAGGCGTTCTTCGGCGCGCCCACCGCCCGCGGCACGGCCGAGCTGACCGCCGGACGGACCGTCGGCGTCTCACTCCGCCACACCCTCGATCCGGAGCTCGCGACCCCGCTGCCCGCCGTCGCCTTCTCCCTCGTCCATCTCCCGCCGCGCCGCGACCCCGACGAACTGATCGCCGAGGCCGCCGAGGCCGCCCGCCGCGCGGACACCGCCGTCGTGGTCGTCGCCACCACCGAGCGCGTCGAGTCCGAGGGCTTCGACCGCACCGGCCTGGCCCTGCCCGGCCGCCAGGACGACCTCGTCCGCGCCGTCGCCGCCGCCAACCCGCGCACCGTGGTCGTCGTCAACGCCGGCTCCCCGGTCGAGATGCCCTGGCGCGACGAGGTCGCCGCGATCCTCCTCGCCTGGTTCCCCGGCCAGGAGGGCGGCGCGGCCCTCGCCGACGTCCTCACCGGCGCCGCCGAACCCGGCGGCCGCCTCCCCACCACCTGGCCCGCCGCCCTCGCCGACGCCCCCGTCACCGAGGTCACCCCGGTGGACGGCGTGCTCGACTACAGGGAGGGCGTGTTCATCGGATACCGCGCCTGGGACCGGGCCGGCGCCGTCCCCGCGTACCCCTTCGGCCACGGCCTCGGCTACACCACCTGGTCGTACGACTCCCTCGTCGCCACCCCGGACTCGGCCGTCGTCCGCCTCACCAACACCGGCACCCGCCCCGGCCGCGAGGTCGTCCAGATCTACCTCGTGCCCGCCCACGACCCCGTCGAGCGCCCGGCACGCTGGCTCGCCGGTTTCGCGAGCGTGGCGGCCGGCCCGGGCGAGACCGTCGAGGTCACCGTCGAGCTGCCGCGCCGCGCGTTCGAGGTGTGGGACGAGAAGGCGGGCGGCTGGACCCGCGTCGACGGTACGTACCGGGTGGTGGCCGCCCACTCCCTCGACGACACCCGCCTCGGCGTGACCCTCGACCTCTGA
- a CDS encoding tetR family transcriptional regulator (Bacterial transcriptional repressor; cl07106;~Helix-turn-helix domains; cl00088;~TetR family transcriptional regulator [Amycolatopsis mediterranei U32];~identified by MetaGeneAnnotator; putative): MARARNEERRTEIVRAALEVIAERGYRGASLSAVAERVGLTQQGLLHYFPTKEALLVAVLEERDRWDTGGGRGREHWRLDLLESLVEYNAMRPGIVQTFSALLGESVTEDHPARAFFTERYAQTRAHLAAVLRAEFGDELPGGLTPERAAPLLTAVMDGLQYQWLLDPEAVDMPAAFRDFLALLREGRVGVA; the protein is encoded by the coding sequence ATGGCCCGAGCCAGGAACGAGGAGCGGCGGACGGAGATCGTCCGGGCGGCTCTCGAAGTGATCGCCGAACGCGGCTACCGGGGCGCGTCGCTGAGCGCGGTGGCCGAACGGGTCGGCCTCACCCAACAGGGCCTGCTGCACTACTTCCCGACCAAGGAGGCGCTGCTCGTCGCGGTCCTGGAGGAGCGCGACCGCTGGGACACGGGCGGGGGGCGGGGGAGGGAACACTGGCGGCTCGATCTCCTGGAGTCGCTGGTCGAGTACAACGCGATGCGCCCGGGGATCGTGCAGACGTTCTCGGCGCTGCTCGGCGAGAGCGTCACGGAGGACCACCCGGCCCGCGCCTTCTTCACGGAGCGCTACGCGCAGACGCGCGCGCACCTGGCGGCGGTGCTGCGCGCCGAGTTCGGCGACGAACTGCCGGGCGGCCTCACGCCGGAGCGGGCGGCGCCGCTGCTGACGGCGGTGATGGACGGCCTGCAGTACCAGTGGCTGCTCGACCCGGAGGCGGTGGACATGCCGGCGGCGTTCCGGGACTTCCTGGCGCTGTTGAGGGAGGGGCGGGTGGGGGTGGCGTAG
- a CDS encoding nitrilase/cyanide hydratase and apolipoprotein N-acyltransferase (Nitrilase superfamily, including nitrile- or amide-hydrolyzing enzymes and amide-condensing enzymes; cd07197;~catalytic triad [active];~dimer interface [polypeptide binding];~identified by MetaGeneAnnotator; putative;~nitrilase/cyanide hydratase and apolipoprotein N-ac yltransferase, partial [Streptomyces pristinaespiralis ATCC25486]): MIVAATQFTPVAGDIAANVRAVSDLIRSAGADGARVVVFAELCLTGYEPRLIRDTPALALTEDDPRLDPVREACRAVSATALVGGPVLTDDGRLAVTTLVIGPDGGLLTRYDKQHLYGIEAEVFTPGTADGRFELDGIRYATATCYDNRFPGLAERAAADGCHAYLSSAVLEIGNDQFETVYPARSRDFGLHVVLGNALGSSEAGQGAGRAGGWGPDGVRLADAGPDAPGYVLVDVPADRKAPAGR; the protein is encoded by the coding sequence ATGATCGTCGCCGCCACTCAATTCACCCCGGTCGCCGGGGACATCGCCGCCAACGTCCGCGCCGTCTCCGACCTGATCCGCTCCGCGGGCGCCGACGGCGCCCGCGTCGTCGTCTTCGCCGAACTCTGCCTCACCGGCTACGAGCCCCGCCTCATCCGGGACACCCCCGCCCTCGCCCTCACCGAGGACGACCCGCGGCTCGACCCCGTACGCGAGGCCTGCCGCGCCGTGTCCGCCACCGCCCTCGTCGGCGGGCCGGTCCTGACCGACGACGGCCGCCTCGCCGTCACCACCCTGGTCATCGGGCCGGACGGCGGGCTCCTCACCCGCTACGACAAGCAGCATCTGTACGGGATCGAAGCCGAGGTCTTCACCCCGGGCACCGCCGACGGACGGTTCGAGCTCGACGGCATCCGGTACGCCACCGCCACCTGCTACGACAACCGCTTCCCCGGCCTCGCCGAACGCGCCGCCGCCGACGGCTGCCACGCCTACCTGTCGAGCGCCGTGCTGGAGATCGGCAACGACCAGTTCGAGACGGTCTACCCCGCTCGCTCCCGTGACTTCGGCCTCCACGTCGTCCTCGGCAACGCCCTCGGCTCCAGCGAGGCCGGCCAGGGCGCCGGCCGCGCCGGCGGCTGGGGCCCGGACGGCGTACGGCTCGCGGACGCGGGGCCCGACGCCCCCGGCTACGTCCTCGTCGACGTTCCGGCGGACCGGAAGGCCCCGGCCGGCCGGTAG